Proteins from a single region of Streptomyces sp. Tu 3180:
- a CDS encoding DsrE family protein: MAKKLVIKVTAGADAPERCSQAFTVAAVAVASGVDVSVWLTGESAWFALPGRAAEFELPHAAPLPDLIESVLAAGRLTLCTQCAARRDITEEDVIEGVRIAGAQVFVQEALAEDTQALVY; the protein is encoded by the coding sequence ATGGCGAAGAAGCTCGTGATCAAGGTGACGGCGGGGGCGGACGCCCCCGAGCGCTGCTCGCAGGCGTTCACGGTGGCGGCGGTGGCCGTGGCGAGCGGGGTGGACGTCTCCGTGTGGCTGACCGGGGAGTCGGCGTGGTTCGCGCTGCCGGGGCGGGCCGCCGAGTTCGAACTGCCGCACGCCGCGCCGCTGCCCGACCTGATCGAGTCGGTCCTGGCCGCCGGCCGTCTCACCCTGTGCACGCAGTGCGCGGCCCGCCGCGACATCACGGAGGAGGACGTCATCGAGGGGGTCCGGATCGCCGGCGCGCAGGTGTTCGTGCAGGAGGCGCTGGCGGAGGACACCCAGGCGCTCGTCTACTGA
- a CDS encoding DUF2993 domain-containing protein, which translates to MRALRILLVVTVILGGIFVIVDRVAVNFAEGEAADRLKASENLETTPDVSIKGFPFLTQVAGGSLDEVQVGIEGYEAATGDGAQRIRIDDLRADMRGVEFSGDFGSAVAGSATGTATVAYDELLKTAKSDATQVAPGVTAEIVGLSDGGNGKIKVEVKATVLGTELPEPVSVLSSVTVVDGDTVRVKADALPEFGGVEIAESRVRRITDFEQRIDGLPGGIRLDKVEAARDGVDITVKGSDVRLAG; encoded by the coding sequence ATGCGCGCACTGCGAATACTGCTCGTCGTCACCGTGATACTGGGCGGGATCTTCGTGATCGTGGACCGCGTCGCGGTCAACTTCGCCGAGGGCGAGGCGGCGGACCGGCTGAAGGCGTCCGAGAACCTCGAGACCACCCCCGACGTGTCCATCAAGGGCTTCCCGTTCCTCACCCAGGTCGCCGGCGGCTCCCTCGACGAGGTGCAGGTCGGGATCGAGGGCTACGAGGCCGCCACCGGGGACGGCGCCCAGCGGATCCGGATCGACGACCTGCGCGCCGACATGAGGGGCGTCGAGTTCTCCGGCGACTTCGGCTCCGCCGTCGCCGGCAGTGCCACCGGCACCGCGACCGTCGCCTACGACGAGCTGCTCAAGACCGCCAAGTCCGACGCCACGCAGGTGGCGCCCGGCGTCACGGCCGAGATCGTCGGCCTGTCCGACGGCGGCAACGGGAAGATCAAGGTCGAGGTGAAGGCCACCGTGCTCGGCACCGAGCTGCCCGAGCCGGTCTCCGTGCTCAGCTCGGTGACGGTCGTGGACGGCGACACCGTCCGCGTGAAGGCGGACGCGCTGCCCGAGTTCGGCGGGGTCGAGATCGCCGAGTCCCGCGTGCGGCGGATCACCGACTTCGAGCAGAGGATCGACGGCCTGCCCGGCGGGATCCGGCTGGACAAGGTCGAGGCGGCGCGGGACGGGGTGGACATCACGGTGAAGGGTTCCGACGTCCGTCTGGCCGGGTGA
- a CDS encoding DUF1416 domain-containing protein, whose translation MCGAKAGGPDASTIKPGETTIQGQVTRDGEPVTGYVRLLDSTGEFTAEVPTSATGQFRFYAAEGTWTVRALVPGGTADRTVVAQQGGLAEVAIAV comes from the coding sequence ATGTGCGGTGCGAAGGCCGGCGGCCCGGACGCCTCGACGATCAAGCCCGGTGAGACCACCATCCAGGGTCAGGTGACCCGCGACGGCGAGCCGGTGACGGGTTACGTCCGTCTGCTGGACTCGACCGGCGAGTTCACCGCGGAGGTCCCCACCTCCGCCACCGGACAGTTCCGCTTCTACGCGGCGGAGGGCACCTGGACCGTCCGCGCCCTGGTGCCCGGCGGCACCGCCGACCGCACGGTCGTCGCCCAGCAGGGCGGTCTGGCCGAGGTCGCGATCGCGGTCTGA
- a CDS encoding sulfurtransferase, whose translation MSRSDVLVDADWLQEHLDDPTIAIVEVDEDTSAYEKNHIKNAIRIDWTKDLQDPVRRDFVDQEGFEKLLSDKGIANDHTVVLYGGNNNWFASYAYWYFKLYGHENVKLLDGGRKKWELDARELVPGDEVPERAKTEYRAKPQDTSIRAFRDDVVAAIGNQNLVDVRSPDEFSGKLLAPAHLPQEQSQRPGHVPTAANIPWSKNANDDGTFKSDEELKELYAAENVDLAKDTIAYCRIGERSALTWFVLHELLGVENVKNYDGSWTEYGSLVGVPIELGPGK comes from the coding sequence ATGAGCCGCAGCGACGTCCTGGTCGACGCCGATTGGCTCCAGGAGCACCTGGACGACCCGACCATCGCCATCGTCGAGGTGGACGAGGACACGTCCGCCTACGAGAAGAACCACATCAAGAACGCCATCCGGATCGACTGGACCAAGGACCTGCAGGACCCGGTCCGCCGTGACTTCGTCGACCAGGAGGGCTTCGAGAAGCTCCTGTCGGACAAGGGCATCGCCAACGACCACACGGTCGTCCTCTACGGCGGCAACAACAACTGGTTCGCGTCCTACGCCTACTGGTACTTCAAGCTGTACGGCCACGAGAACGTCAAGCTCCTCGACGGCGGCCGCAAGAAGTGGGAGCTGGACGCCCGCGAGCTGGTCCCGGGCGACGAGGTGCCGGAGCGGGCGAAGACCGAGTACAGGGCCAAGCCGCAGGACACGTCCATCCGGGCCTTCCGCGACGACGTGGTGGCCGCCATCGGCAACCAGAACCTGGTCGACGTGCGCTCGCCCGACGAGTTCTCCGGCAAGCTGCTCGCCCCGGCCCACCTGCCGCAGGAGCAGTCGCAGCGCCCGGGCCACGTCCCGACGGCCGCCAACATCCCGTGGTCGAAGAACGCCAACGACGACGGCACCTTCAAGTCGGACGAGGAGCTCAAGGAGCTCTACGCCGCCGAGAACGTCGACCTGGCCAAGGACACCATCGCCTACTGCCGCATCGGTGAGCGCTCCGCGCTGACCTGGTTCGTGCTGCACGAGCTGCTCGGCGTGGAGAACGTCAAGAACTACGACGGTTCCTGGACCGAGTACGGCTCCCTCGTCGGCGTGCCGATCGAGCTCGGCCCCGGCAAGTGA
- a CDS encoding DUF3099 domain-containing protein, which yields MYARRRRTYFVMMGTCIGLFVLAWGVVRLWSVPVAVGMCVVAMVIPPFAAVVANRRGPDDRWWDDPSGDPQSDEWWDELDGRKRPR from the coding sequence ATGTACGCGCGCAGGCGCCGCACCTACTTCGTCATGATGGGCACGTGCATCGGGCTGTTCGTCCTGGCCTGGGGCGTCGTGCGGCTGTGGTCGGTGCCGGTGGCCGTGGGCATGTGCGTGGTGGCCATGGTCATCCCGCCGTTCGCCGCGGTGGTCGCCAACCGGCGCGGCCCCGACGACCGCTGGTGGGACGACCCCTCCGGCGACCCCCAGTCCGACGAGTGGTGGGACGAGCTGGACGGCAGGAAACGGCCGCGGTGA